Proteins from a single region of Harmonia axyridis chromosome 4, icHarAxyr1.1, whole genome shotgun sequence:
- the LOC123678425 gene encoding uncharacterized protein LOC123678425 — MPSAFNIMECLETYCKIESSNSEQHVDISRSRITKDEVGIKKFLFWLDERNPFEVRTSLVSLSTGIIGGPTINCHNAVEVGLQGIATMVGKNIDNVSLSNAFKVKTLANAKSGMHIGDDFVAVDSFLLIQRISVFFHGNVEETRNALKYELSPFPLSLFDEHGLMRKTPKSELYNVFQPYIQSPALISGSGSIFVIDGGWLLHSYVWPHGKKYSDICYLYYSYLIKHFGSNVTVIFDGYSKETIGIKSYERYRRKEKCVAADVEISEDNLVTLTQKKFLSNIANKKQFVNLLSNNLQNRGISTNIASEDADLLIVKTAIDLKRRRNQSVTIVGNDIDLLIILISLVSDEEVIYFYKMTPGKQANVIYSTEYDKNLKPFLLFAHAFAGCDTTSAIFKKGKKSIISLLKKKSYLQALISVFYESNRSIEELYAVSEKIIFHLYGQSITDELTLGELRYRIFSLSAAAFKKEVILASLPPTESALREHTKRVYYQIQQWLGNNLNPDDWGWRRTLFMMIPIMSNAEPAPKELIDKVSCSCKTNCLSARCGCKKSGLKCNKFCKSFQGQSCDNASARSFNLEDDENEDKEDEERDDSDDENDDDGNVYEDENDGEEETTVEDGEQENEAICTGRKTVKNTRSKVSTQKNQLCISKM; from the exons ATGCCATCAGCATTCAATATCATGGAATGTTTAGAGACATATTGCAAGATTGAATCAAGCAACAGTGAACAACATGTTGATATTTCAAGAAGTAGAATCACAAAAGATGAAgtaggaattaaaaaatttttgttttggcttgatgaaagaaATCCATTTGAGGTTAGAACTTCATTAGTATCACTCTCTACTGGAATCATAGGTGGACCAACAATTAATTGTCATAATGCAGTAGAAGTTGGATTGCAAGGTATAGCTACCATGGTtggtaaaaatattgataacgtTTCTTTGTCTAACGCGTTCAAAGTGAAAACACTTGCAAATGCGAAAAGTGGTATGCATATTGGCGATGATTTTGTTGCTGTCGACTCATTCTTGTTAATTCAGAGAATATCAgtattttttcatggcaatGTTGAAGAAACACGCAATGCATTGAAGTACGAGTTGTCACCGTTTCCTCTGAGCTTATTCGACGAACATGGATTAATGAGAAAAACACCAAAATCAGAATTGTATAACGTTTTCCAGCCATACATTCAATCGCCTGCCTTAATATCTGGATCTGgatcaatttttgtaattgatGGTGGCTGGCTTCTGCATAGCTATGTTTGGCCGCATGGAAAGAAATACTCAGACATTTGTTACCTTTACTACTCTTATCTTATTAAACATTTTGGATCTAACGTGACAGTCATATTCGATGGCTACTCGAAGGAAACAATAGGAATTAAGTCCTACGAAAGATATCGCAGAAAAGAAAAATGTGTTGCTGCAGATGTTGAGATTTCTGAAGATAATCTCGTGACCTTGACCCAAAAGAAGTTCCTGTCCAATATTGCAAATAAGAAACAATTTGTAAACTTACTGAGTAATAATCTTCAAAACCGTGGTATTAGCACGAATATAGCTTCAGAAGACGCGGATCTTTTAATTGTCAAAACTGCAATCGAtttaaaaagaagaagaaatcaatccGTGACGATAGTTGGTAATGATATTGACTTACTTATCATTTTGATTTCACTTGTCTCTGACGAAGAGGTAATATACTTTTATAAAATGACACCAGGAAAACAAGCTAATGTTATTTATTCTACGGAATACGATAAAAATTTGAAgccttttttgctttttgcgcaTGCATTTGCAGGTTGCGACACTACAAgtgcaatttttaaaaaaggaaaaaaaagtataatatctttattgaaaaaaaaatcttatttgcAAGCTCTAATTTCTGTTTTCTATGAGTCTAATCGTTCAATTGAGGAATTATACGcagtatctgaaaaaattatattccatCTCTATGGTCAAAGTATTACAGATGAACTGACACTTGGTGAATTAAGATATAGGATATTTTCATTATCGGCTGCTGCTTTTAAAAAAGAAGTTATCTTAGCTTCTTTACCACCGACTGAATCAGCCCTACGAGAACATACAAAACGAGTGTATTATCAAATTCAACAGTGGTTAGGCAACAATCTAAATCCGGACGATTGGGGTTGGAGAAGAACCTTATTTATGATGATACCTATCATGTCAAACGCGGAACCAGCACCAAAGGAGTTAATAGATAAA GTTTCTTGTAGCTGTAAAACGAATTGTTTATCAGCTCGATGTGGTTGCAAAAAAAGTGgtttaaaatgcaataaattttgtaaaagtttccaaggccaaagctgtgaTAACGCTTCTGCAAGATCGTTTAATCTTGAGgatgatgaaaatgaagataaagaagatgaagaaagagatgatagtgatgatgaaaatgatgatgatggaAATGTTTATGAGGATGAAAATGATGGTGAAGAAGAAACTACTGTCGAAGACGGAGAACAAGAAAATGAAGCTATATGTACAGGACGTAAAACTGTTAAAAACACTCGTTCAAAAGTATCCACACAAAAG AACCAATTGTGCATCAGCAAGATGTAG